In one window of Musa acuminata AAA Group cultivar baxijiao chromosome BXJ3-2, Cavendish_Baxijiao_AAA, whole genome shotgun sequence DNA:
- the LOC135631124 gene encoding putative wall-associated receptor kinase-like 16 isoform X1 — protein sequence MSTDTNFTLYQMNDCPSKCGTVNIPFPFGLKKGCYRDGAFALTCYDTSSPPTLLFREYYRVHSISLEKGQIEIEYEHTETTPFNYVDELPIVSWVIEGQRCKDAQSNRTMFACVDEHSSCLDINTTTSDGQDFWGYRCNCSKGYEGNPYLPNGCTDIDECKFPNKYFCYGTCINTNGSYSCTCPPGSSGDPTQKACIPGKKHTLVLGVIIGVSNGAGLLLLSTSLIILRTKWKKRKQKRIRKKHFRQNHGLLLQQLISSHEDVAERTKIFPLEEIEKATNNFDETRVLGRGGHGTVYKGILSDQRVVAIKKSKIVKKSEIDQFVNEVAILSQINHRNVVKLFGCCLETEVPLLIYEFISNGALSDHLHTSDGSSALSWEARLRIAAETAGALAYLHSAASISILHRDVKSSNILLDDHFTAKVSDFGASRFIPLDQTHIVTGIQGTFGYLDPEYYQTSQLTEKSDVYSFGVILLELLTGKKPIFSIEHENKQNLSMYFLQALKDKRYFDLVEDRVMKEGTKQELMEIIQLVAMCLKFKGSERPTMKEVEYKLQSLRRIRKNGGRHISEGNEETECLLSDSSYTFSDSMDQATEGTSRNYSLEKEFMWSHYNPR from the exons ATGTCAACAGATACAAATTTTACTCTATATCAAATGAATGATTGTCCATCAAAATGTGGGACTGTTAACATTCCTTTTCCATTCGGGCTAAAGAAAGGGTGTTACAGAGATGGGGCATTTGCTCTAACGTGCTACGACACATCAAGTCCTCCCACTCTCCTCTTCCGAGAGTATTACAGAGTGCACAGTATATCGTTGGAGAAAGGACAAATAGAAATTGAGTATGAACATACTGAAACGACACCTTTCAACTACGTTGACGAGCTGCCTATTGTTAGTTGGGTCATTGAGGGTCAGCGTTGCAAGGATGCTCAAAGCAATAGGACCATGTTTGCATGTGTCGATGAACACAGCTCATGTTTGGACATTAACACCACAACAAGCGATGGTCAAGATTTCTGGGGGTACCGTTGCAATTGCTCCAAAGGTTACGAAGGAAATCCATACCTTCCTAATGGATGCACAG ATATCGATGAGTGTAAATTCCCCAACAAATACTTCTGCTATGGAACTTGTATTAACACGAACGGCAGTTATAGTTGCACGTGCCCACCTGGGTCGTCCGGTGATCCTACTCAAAAAGCCTGTATCCCTGGCAAAAAGCATACTCTTGTATTGG GTGTCATCATCGGCGTAAGTAATGGCGCGGGCTTATTGCTCTTGAGTACGAGTTTGATTATCCTAAGGACgaaatggaagaaaagaaaacaaaagagaataAGAAAAAAACACTTCCGTCAGAATCATGGTTTACTGCTACAACAACTCATCTCTTCCCATGAAGATGTTGCTGAAAGAACAAAGATATTTCCTCTGGAAGAGATAGAAAAGGCAACCAATAATTTTGATGAAACTCGAGTGCTCGGTCGCGGAGGACACGGAACAGTTTACAAAGGGATTCTGTCGGATCAACGCGTGGTCGCCATAAAAAAGTCAAAAATTGTGAAGAAGAGCGAGATAGATCAATTCGTCAATGAGGTTGCAATTCTTTCTCAAATTAATCACAGAAACGTGGTAAAGCTTTTTGGATGCTGCTTGGAGACCGAAGTGCCCTTATTGATCTATGAATTTATCTCAAACGGAGCTCTTTCGGACCATCTCCATACTTCAGATGGTAGTTCTGCATTGTCATGGGAAGCTCGTCTGAGGATCGCTGCAGAAACCGCAGGAGCACTTGCTTATTTGCACTCGGCTGCTTCAATATCTATTTTACACAGGGATGTAAAGTCATCGAATATTCTCTTGGATGATCACTTCACAGCAAAAGTATCAGATTTTGGAGCTTCAAGATTTATTCCACTTGATCAAACTCATATAGTCACCGGTATTCAAGGAACCTTTGGATACTTGGATCCAGAGTATTATCAAACAAGTCAATTGACAGAGAAGAGCGATGTTTATAGCTTTGGGGTCATTCTTCTGGAGCTTTTAACAGGAAAGAAACCTATTTTCTCCATCGAACATGAGAATAAACAGAACCTATCAATGTATTTTCTCCAAGCACTAAAAGACAAACGCTACTTTGATCTTGTGGAAGATCGTGTTATGAAAGAAGGGACTAAACAAGAGCTTATGGAAATTATTCAACTAGTAGCAATGTGCTTGAAGTTTAAAGGAAGCGAAAGGCCTACGATGAAAGAAGTGGAGTATAAACTACAAAGCCTAAGAAGGATTCGAAAGAATGGAGGACGTCATATTTCAGAAGGTAACGAAGAAACTGAGTGCCTGCTGAGCGATTCATCTTATACTTTCTCTGATTCAATGGACCAAGCAACCGAAGGGACATCCAGGAATTATAGTTTAGAAAAAGAATTTATGTGGTCACATTATAACCCACGATGA
- the LOC135631124 gene encoding putative wall-associated receptor kinase-like 16 isoform X2 gives MNDCPSKCGTVNIPFPFGLKKGCYRDGAFALTCYDTSSPPTLLFREYYRVHSISLEKGQIEIEYEHTETTPFNYVDELPIVSWVIEGQRCKDAQSNRTMFACVDEHSSCLDINTTTSDGQDFWGYRCNCSKGYEGNPYLPNGCTDIDECKFPNKYFCYGTCINTNGSYSCTCPPGSSGDPTQKACIPGKKHTLVLGVIIGVSNGAGLLLLSTSLIILRTKWKKRKQKRIRKKHFRQNHGLLLQQLISSHEDVAERTKIFPLEEIEKATNNFDETRVLGRGGHGTVYKGILSDQRVVAIKKSKIVKKSEIDQFVNEVAILSQINHRNVVKLFGCCLETEVPLLIYEFISNGALSDHLHTSDGSSALSWEARLRIAAETAGALAYLHSAASISILHRDVKSSNILLDDHFTAKVSDFGASRFIPLDQTHIVTGIQGTFGYLDPEYYQTSQLTEKSDVYSFGVILLELLTGKKPIFSIEHENKQNLSMYFLQALKDKRYFDLVEDRVMKEGTKQELMEIIQLVAMCLKFKGSERPTMKEVEYKLQSLRRIRKNGGRHISEGNEETECLLSDSSYTFSDSMDQATEGTSRNYSLEKEFMWSHYNPR, from the exons ATGAATGATTGTCCATCAAAATGTGGGACTGTTAACATTCCTTTTCCATTCGGGCTAAAGAAAGGGTGTTACAGAGATGGGGCATTTGCTCTAACGTGCTACGACACATCAAGTCCTCCCACTCTCCTCTTCCGAGAGTATTACAGAGTGCACAGTATATCGTTGGAGAAAGGACAAATAGAAATTGAGTATGAACATACTGAAACGACACCTTTCAACTACGTTGACGAGCTGCCTATTGTTAGTTGGGTCATTGAGGGTCAGCGTTGCAAGGATGCTCAAAGCAATAGGACCATGTTTGCATGTGTCGATGAACACAGCTCATGTTTGGACATTAACACCACAACAAGCGATGGTCAAGATTTCTGGGGGTACCGTTGCAATTGCTCCAAAGGTTACGAAGGAAATCCATACCTTCCTAATGGATGCACAG ATATCGATGAGTGTAAATTCCCCAACAAATACTTCTGCTATGGAACTTGTATTAACACGAACGGCAGTTATAGTTGCACGTGCCCACCTGGGTCGTCCGGTGATCCTACTCAAAAAGCCTGTATCCCTGGCAAAAAGCATACTCTTGTATTGG GTGTCATCATCGGCGTAAGTAATGGCGCGGGCTTATTGCTCTTGAGTACGAGTTTGATTATCCTAAGGACgaaatggaagaaaagaaaacaaaagagaataAGAAAAAAACACTTCCGTCAGAATCATGGTTTACTGCTACAACAACTCATCTCTTCCCATGAAGATGTTGCTGAAAGAACAAAGATATTTCCTCTGGAAGAGATAGAAAAGGCAACCAATAATTTTGATGAAACTCGAGTGCTCGGTCGCGGAGGACACGGAACAGTTTACAAAGGGATTCTGTCGGATCAACGCGTGGTCGCCATAAAAAAGTCAAAAATTGTGAAGAAGAGCGAGATAGATCAATTCGTCAATGAGGTTGCAATTCTTTCTCAAATTAATCACAGAAACGTGGTAAAGCTTTTTGGATGCTGCTTGGAGACCGAAGTGCCCTTATTGATCTATGAATTTATCTCAAACGGAGCTCTTTCGGACCATCTCCATACTTCAGATGGTAGTTCTGCATTGTCATGGGAAGCTCGTCTGAGGATCGCTGCAGAAACCGCAGGAGCACTTGCTTATTTGCACTCGGCTGCTTCAATATCTATTTTACACAGGGATGTAAAGTCATCGAATATTCTCTTGGATGATCACTTCACAGCAAAAGTATCAGATTTTGGAGCTTCAAGATTTATTCCACTTGATCAAACTCATATAGTCACCGGTATTCAAGGAACCTTTGGATACTTGGATCCAGAGTATTATCAAACAAGTCAATTGACAGAGAAGAGCGATGTTTATAGCTTTGGGGTCATTCTTCTGGAGCTTTTAACAGGAAAGAAACCTATTTTCTCCATCGAACATGAGAATAAACAGAACCTATCAATGTATTTTCTCCAAGCACTAAAAGACAAACGCTACTTTGATCTTGTGGAAGATCGTGTTATGAAAGAAGGGACTAAACAAGAGCTTATGGAAATTATTCAACTAGTAGCAATGTGCTTGAAGTTTAAAGGAAGCGAAAGGCCTACGATGAAAGAAGTGGAGTATAAACTACAAAGCCTAAGAAGGATTCGAAAGAATGGAGGACGTCATATTTCAGAAGGTAACGAAGAAACTGAGTGCCTGCTGAGCGATTCATCTTATACTTTCTCTGATTCAATGGACCAAGCAACCGAAGGGACATCCAGGAATTATAGTTTAGAAAAAGAATTTATGTGGTCACATTATAACCCACGATGA